One region of Prosthecobacter dejongeii genomic DNA includes:
- the ftsY gene encoding signal recognition particle-docking protein FtsY, whose translation MAGFFKSLLQRFTKPDIDWDELEAALITGDLGPKLSMQIVDDLKAQSRKLHGADIVQVAREHIRKILPEKAETLTPLDGKPKVVLVIGVNGTGKTTSTAKLAHLLHKGGKKVVLAAADTFRAAAVEQLEVWSQRLNIPMVKGPPNGDPASVCFEAYDLASRTQADFLLCDTAGRLHNKHNLMEELKKIHRILGRKDSTSPHEVLLVVDATTGANALQQAREFHKIIPLTGVIVTKLDGSGKGGILVTIQQELGVPTRYIGLGEKVEEFQPFNSQRFVEELL comes from the coding sequence ATGGCCGGATTCTTTAAATCTCTCCTTCAGCGCTTCACCAAACCCGACATTGACTGGGATGAACTGGAGGCGGCCCTCATCACTGGAGATCTCGGGCCGAAGTTATCCATGCAGATCGTGGATGACCTGAAGGCTCAAAGCCGTAAATTGCATGGCGCAGACATTGTGCAGGTAGCGCGCGAGCACATCCGCAAAATCTTGCCTGAAAAGGCTGAGACACTGACGCCTCTGGACGGTAAACCCAAGGTGGTCCTGGTGATCGGGGTGAATGGCACTGGAAAGACCACCTCCACGGCCAAACTGGCCCATCTTCTCCATAAAGGCGGAAAAAAGGTGGTGCTAGCCGCAGCAGATACTTTCCGCGCAGCCGCCGTGGAGCAGCTGGAAGTCTGGTCTCAGCGCCTAAACATCCCCATGGTGAAAGGGCCGCCAAATGGTGATCCCGCCTCTGTTTGTTTTGAGGCGTATGACCTCGCCAGTCGCACTCAGGCGGACTTCCTGCTATGTGACACGGCGGGCCGCTTACACAACAAGCACAACCTCATGGAAGAGCTGAAAAAGATCCACCGCATCCTGGGGCGTAAAGACAGCACCTCTCCCCACGAAGTTCTTTTGGTGGTGGATGCCACCACGGGGGCCAATGCCCTCCAGCAGGCACGCGAGTTTCACAAGATCATCCCACTGACGGGCGTCATCGTCACCAAGCTGGATGGCAGTGGTAAAGGCGGCATTTTAGTGACCATCCAGCAGGAGCTGGGGGTGCCCACCCGCTACATCGGCCTGGGTGAAAAAGTGGAGGAATTTCAGCCCTTCAACAGTCAACGTTTCGTCGAGGAACTGCTATGA
- the tadA gene encoding tRNA adenosine(34) deaminase TadA, whose translation MSLELPQTIDLVSDEHFMREALRLAKKAARQDEVPIGAVIVHKGQIIGRAWNQVETLKDATAHAEMLALTQAESAMEDWRLAECDLYVTKEPCPMCAGAIVHCRIRRVIFGCVDVKGGAAGGFWNLLQAPNLNHRSEITPGVLADDSIALLKAFFADARKRKALGLAHTKGIGTPPQISDSTIFDGP comes from the coding sequence ATGAGCCTGGAACTTCCCCAAACCATTGATCTCGTCTCGGATGAGCACTTCATGCGCGAGGCTCTACGTCTGGCCAAAAAAGCAGCCCGTCAGGATGAGGTGCCCATTGGCGCGGTCATCGTTCACAAAGGGCAGATCATCGGTCGTGCCTGGAATCAGGTGGAAACGCTGAAAGATGCCACCGCTCATGCCGAAATGCTGGCTCTGACTCAGGCGGAGAGTGCGATGGAAGACTGGCGTTTAGCGGAGTGTGATCTCTACGTTACCAAAGAGCCTTGTCCCATGTGTGCCGGGGCGATTGTCCACTGCCGGATTCGGCGGGTCATCTTCGGTTGTGTGGATGTCAAAGGTGGGGCGGCAGGGGGATTTTGGAATCTGCTGCAAGCTCCCAATCTCAACCATCGCAGCGAGATCACGCCCGGTGTTTTGGCGGATGACAGCATCGCTTTGCTAAAGGCTTTTTTTGCCGATGCGCGCAAGCGGAAAGCTCTGGGCCTAGCCCATACGAAGGGGATTGGCACGCCTCCTCAGATATCGGACTCGACGATCTTTGATGGCCCTTAA
- a CDS encoding trimeric intracellular cation channel family protein, with translation MPPWIEYSACAVCAISGVLAAEGKRMDLFGAVVLALVAAVGGGTIRDLCLGVRPVFWIQAPDHITWSLVAAVSTFVLAGFIEIPNRALTLADAFGLALFGIVGTEKALLLGSPAIVAVLLGIVTGVAGGILRDVLRSEIPWVLRAEVELYATAVGIGATIFVLLERWLPPSESHRYIAMSVILILRLAAMRWKLRLPTFQTRPKK, from the coding sequence ATGCCACCCTGGATTGAGTATTCTGCCTGTGCTGTATGCGCCATTTCCGGCGTGCTTGCAGCCGAGGGAAAACGCATGGACCTCTTTGGAGCGGTAGTTTTAGCTCTCGTGGCAGCGGTGGGTGGCGGAACGATACGCGATCTGTGCCTGGGTGTACGCCCCGTTTTCTGGATTCAGGCTCCTGACCACATCACGTGGTCTCTTGTAGCTGCGGTGAGCACGTTTGTGCTGGCGGGGTTCATCGAAATACCCAATCGAGCATTGACCTTGGCAGATGCCTTTGGGCTGGCCCTCTTTGGCATTGTCGGTACGGAGAAAGCCCTTCTCCTAGGCTCACCTGCCATCGTAGCAGTCCTCCTGGGCATCGTCACGGGAGTCGCGGGAGGTATCCTCCGGGATGTTTTGCGAAGTGAAATTCCTTGGGTCCTGAGAGCGGAGGTTGAACTTTATGCGACCGCAGTGGGCATAGGGGCCACCATTTTTGTGTTGCTGGAACGATGGCTTCCACCTTCAGAAAGCCATCGCTATATAGCTATGTCGGTGATCTTAATTCTGCGGCTCGCCGCCATGCGCTGGAAACTGCGATTACCCACTTTCCAGACACGACCCAAAAAGTGA
- a CDS encoding complex I subunit 1/NuoH family protein produces MAALLASFDFAFLITSVVKIVFLTFLVILPMVAYSVYAERRFSAIIQDRVGPNRTGIPLTLFGFKKDIQIFGIGGLVQPMADGLKFLLKEDFTPKSVNTFYYWLAPALTMVPALMTCAVLPFGSELDFSFLNPMIEKLGGTGFSAPVKSVIADLNVGPLFTFAIASLGVYGIVLAGWSSNSKYPFLGGVRSSAQMISYELSLGLSIIPVLMVFGELNLSKMSAFQDANGWLLLPFWGEGLTAERWVLLVPMVISFCIFTVAMFAETNRLPFDLAECETELVAGYHTEYSSMKFALFFLGEYAAMIIGSGLAVTLFLGGWSIPFWPFFEYVGNMIGLDTAFGWLGSSFQLHYSAGSTPFWLGLLHIGVFFLKVIVFILFFILIRWSLPRFRFDQLMKLGWLFMFELALANVILTAVIMACFTK; encoded by the coding sequence ATGGCAGCACTTCTCGCCAGCTTCGACTTTGCCTTCCTCATCACTTCGGTGGTGAAGATCGTTTTCCTGACCTTTTTGGTCATCTTGCCCATGGTCGCTTACTCCGTTTATGCGGAGAGGCGATTTTCGGCCATCATCCAGGACCGTGTCGGCCCCAACCGAACCGGGATCCCCTTGACGCTTTTTGGCTTCAAGAAGGATATCCAGATCTTTGGGATCGGGGGCCTGGTGCAGCCCATGGCAGATGGTTTGAAGTTTCTTCTCAAAGAAGATTTCACCCCGAAGTCCGTCAATACTTTCTACTATTGGTTGGCTCCAGCGCTGACAATGGTCCCGGCACTGATGACTTGTGCCGTGTTGCCTTTTGGGAGCGAATTGGATTTTTCATTCCTCAATCCAATGATTGAAAAATTGGGTGGAACAGGCTTTTCCGCACCTGTGAAGTCTGTGATTGCTGACCTGAATGTCGGGCCGCTTTTCACCTTCGCTATCGCGTCCTTGGGGGTTTACGGGATCGTCCTAGCAGGATGGTCCTCGAACTCGAAGTATCCCTTCCTCGGAGGGGTTCGCTCCTCGGCGCAGATGATCTCCTATGAACTGTCCCTGGGGCTTTCGATCATTCCTGTTTTGATGGTGTTCGGTGAGCTGAATCTCTCTAAGATGTCAGCGTTCCAAGACGCGAACGGTTGGCTCCTGCTGCCTTTCTGGGGTGAAGGTTTGACGGCTGAACGCTGGGTGCTGCTGGTGCCCATGGTCATTTCCTTCTGCATTTTCACGGTGGCGATGTTTGCTGAGACCAATCGCTTGCCTTTTGACCTGGCGGAGTGCGAAACGGAACTCGTTGCAGGTTACCATACGGAATACAGCTCCATGAAATTTGCCCTCTTCTTCTTGGGCGAATATGCAGCCATGATCATTGGATCGGGTTTGGCCGTTACCTTGTTCCTGGGCGGCTGGAGCATTCCTTTCTGGCCCTTCTTTGAATACGTCGGGAACATGATCGGGTTGGATACTGCCTTTGGCTGGCTCGGGAGCAGCTTTCAGCTTCATTACTCCGCAGGTTCCACGCCTTTTTGGCTTGGACTTCTACACATTGGCGTCTTCTTTTTGAAGGTCATCGTCTTCATTCTTTTCTTCATCCTCATTCGCTGGTCACTGCCGCGGTTCCGCTTTGACCAACTTATGAAATTGGGCTGGCTGTTCATGTTTGAACTGGCTCTGGCCAATGTCATCCTGACTGCCGTGATCATGGCCTGCTTCACGAAGTAA
- a CDS encoding NuoI/complex I 23 kDa subunit family protein encodes MATIIVQRPKLAWHERWFISTLVKGLKITLGHALKTFREIVGGKEKVTMEYPEQKWDANLPSYYRGAPALVTDEQERERCVSCQLCEFICPPKAIRITPGEIPSDDPWAKVEKRPKEFDIDMTRCIYCGMCEEVCPEQAIYLRKDYAITGESRAELMHNKKKLYEIGGKRVGLVNKWNELK; translated from the coding sequence ATGGCAACAATTATCGTCCAACGCCCCAAGCTCGCCTGGCATGAGAGATGGTTCATCTCCACGCTCGTCAAAGGTTTGAAAATTACGCTCGGGCACGCCCTTAAAACATTCCGCGAGATCGTAGGCGGCAAGGAAAAGGTGACCATGGAATACCCTGAGCAAAAATGGGATGCCAATCTGCCTTCCTACTACCGGGGTGCTCCCGCTTTGGTGACCGATGAACAGGAACGTGAGCGCTGCGTGAGCTGCCAACTTTGCGAGTTCATTTGCCCTCCAAAGGCCATCCGTATCACTCCCGGTGAAATCCCCAGCGATGATCCATGGGCCAAAGTGGAAAAGCGGCCGAAGGAGTTCGATATTGATATGACTCGCTGCATCTACTGCGGCATGTGTGAAGAAGTTTGTCCTGAACAGGCCATCTATTTGCGTAAAGATTACGCCATCACAGGTGAATCCCGTGCTGAATTGATGCACAACAAGAAGAAGCTCTATGAGATCGGCGGCAAGCGCGTTGGCCTCGTCAACAAGTGGAATGAATTGAAGTAG
- a CDS encoding NADH-quinone oxidoreductase subunit J family protein, translating into MPSILFYLFSAMTLGFGLLVVTARNPVTSALSLAGSFVGLAALFLSLDAYFIGTIQILVYAGAVMVLFLFIIMLLDIKAEEGKKPNLPAVIGGIVLAVILALQIATVCSSFSNGAVKIKDAPLVLQKAGELAKIPTIANDLKAGVLPDAKLMGLTLFQKYGFHLQVVGLLLLVGTIGVVVLSKREKGVKDA; encoded by the coding sequence ATGCCTTCTATCCTCTTTTATCTTTTCAGCGCGATGACCTTAGGCTTTGGCCTGTTGGTCGTCACGGCGCGAAATCCCGTTACCAGTGCTCTGTCTTTAGCGGGTAGCTTCGTTGGTCTTGCGGCTCTTTTCTTGAGCTTGGATGCTTACTTCATCGGAACCATCCAGATCCTTGTTTACGCAGGTGCCGTGATGGTGCTTTTCCTCTTCATCATTATGTTGTTGGATATCAAGGCGGAGGAAGGCAAGAAGCCCAACCTCCCCGCTGTCATCGGAGGTATTGTTTTGGCCGTTATTTTGGCGCTTCAGATCGCGACAGTTTGCAGCAGTTTTAGCAACGGAGCTGTTAAAATTAAAGACGCTCCTCTCGTGCTTCAGAAAGCAGGCGAGTTGGCCAAGATTCCAACCATTGCTAATGACCTAAAGGCAGGAGTGCTTCCTGATGCCAAACTGATGGGCCTCACTTTGTTTCAGAAATACGGCTTTCACCTCCAGGTGGTCGGTTTGTTGCTCCTTGTGGGCACGATTGGCGTGGTGGTGCTGAGCAAGCGTGAGAAAGGAGTCAAGGACGCCTGA
- the nuoK gene encoding NADH-quinone oxidoreductase subunit NuoK: MITLNHYLIISGMLFALGLAGVIARRNIIIIYMCLEMMLSAANLTLVAFSRFRVTEGLPDYAAQSLVFFTITVAAAEVAVGLAIIVALYRSKQSVETESVTKLQG, translated from the coding sequence ATGATCACACTCAATCATTACCTTATTATCAGCGGGATGCTGTTTGCGCTTGGCCTCGCTGGGGTCATCGCGCGGCGTAACATCATCATCATCTACATGTGTCTCGAGATGATGTTGAGTGCTGCCAACCTCACTCTCGTGGCTTTTTCTCGTTTCCGTGTGACGGAGGGGCTGCCTGACTATGCCGCTCAGTCTCTAGTGTTTTTCACCATCACGGTGGCCGCTGCCGAAGTGGCCGTTGGTCTTGCCATCATCGTTGCGCTCTACCGTTCGAAGCAGAGTGTCGAAACTGAATCCGTCACTAAGCTGCAAGGCTAA
- the nuoL gene encoding NADH-quinone oxidoreductase subunit L has protein sequence MPAPDAAPTLPSLLLLLPFFTALTILLGHKLLKNASVFLSVASATVCFVISVLLLHSQDSNPVLLPFVSIGKFKIAIDALIDQQSRGMMLIVTSIGLLVHIFSLGYMKEDAGKIRFFGALSLFMFSMTGIVLAGNLVMMFIFWELVGLSSYLLIGHWFEKASAADASKKAFLTNRIGDFGFMIGILMLFAANHGNVDFAGADGLREGFATGNLHHFAETQPWFMFAAALCLFMGAVGKSAQVPLHVWLPDAMEGPTPVSALIHAATMVAAGVFMLVRCSFVIEASPDAAQVIAWIGGITAIFAALMATQQNDIKRVLAYSTLSQLGYMVMAVGLLAMQVGGHHHEAGPGHPAMFHLYTHAFFKAMLFLGSGAIIYACHHEQDMWKMGGLRKHMPVTFVTFTIGTASLMGIPVITSGFWSKEAILGVAFEVEGGRPLFWIGIVTAMLTAFYMTRMFVVTFFGKPRTDSAHHAVEAPVIMVLPLIALALLTILSLFDKVGGWLEAMLPQHAQDHPTVFIASICALLIGMGVAFWLYRGKDKDPLNIKLFANKFYVDEVYAVIVKVFQDAVAWIVAGLERLIVDGVMARLPAYLAARVGSAARILQGGHLQGYTFLLGLGVLLVVYVVVFVLPSVGH, from the coding sequence ATGCCCGCCCCGGACGCCGCCCCCACACTCCCCTCTCTGCTGTTGCTGTTGCCGTTTTTTACGGCACTGACCATTTTGCTTGGACACAAGCTGCTGAAAAACGCCAGCGTGTTTCTGTCGGTCGCTTCGGCCACTGTTTGCTTTGTGATCAGTGTGCTTTTGCTGCACTCTCAGGATTCCAATCCCGTTCTTTTGCCGTTCGTCAGCATTGGGAAGTTTAAGATCGCCATTGATGCGCTGATTGATCAGCAGAGTCGTGGAATGATGTTGATCGTCACCTCGATTGGTTTGCTGGTGCATATTTTCTCACTCGGCTACATGAAGGAAGATGCGGGCAAGATCCGCTTTTTCGGGGCTCTCTCACTCTTCATGTTCTCCATGACTGGAATTGTGCTGGCCGGTAACTTGGTGATGATGTTCATCTTCTGGGAGTTGGTCGGTCTTAGCTCTTACTTGTTGATTGGACATTGGTTCGAAAAAGCTTCTGCTGCTGACGCTTCTAAGAAAGCTTTTCTCACCAATCGAATCGGGGACTTTGGTTTCATGATCGGTATCCTGATGTTGTTTGCGGCCAACCATGGCAATGTCGATTTCGCAGGTGCGGATGGTCTTCGTGAAGGTTTTGCGACAGGGAATTTGCACCATTTTGCTGAGACGCAGCCTTGGTTCATGTTTGCTGCTGCACTTTGCTTATTCATGGGGGCGGTGGGTAAGTCTGCGCAGGTTCCTCTGCATGTGTGGTTGCCAGATGCCATGGAAGGCCCAACCCCAGTATCTGCACTTATTCATGCGGCGACGATGGTGGCTGCGGGTGTGTTCATGCTCGTGCGTTGTTCTTTTGTGATCGAAGCATCGCCAGATGCAGCTCAGGTCATCGCCTGGATCGGCGGCATCACTGCTATCTTTGCAGCCCTGATGGCCACGCAGCAGAACGATATCAAACGCGTGCTGGCCTATTCTACTTTGTCCCAACTCGGTTACATGGTCATGGCAGTCGGTCTTCTCGCCATGCAGGTTGGTGGACATCATCATGAGGCTGGACCAGGCCACCCGGCGATGTTCCATCTTTACACTCATGCTTTCTTCAAAGCTATGTTGTTCCTCGGTTCAGGTGCTATCATCTATGCTTGCCATCATGAGCAAGACATGTGGAAAATGGGCGGACTGAGAAAGCACATGCCAGTGACCTTCGTCACCTTTACCATTGGAACCGCTTCGCTAATGGGGATTCCTGTCATTACCAGTGGGTTCTGGAGTAAGGAAGCCATTCTTGGAGTCGCATTTGAGGTTGAAGGTGGAAGACCTCTGTTTTGGATCGGTATCGTTACGGCCATGCTGACGGCCTTCTATATGACCCGCATGTTTGTGGTAACGTTCTTTGGCAAACCACGGACAGACTCCGCCCACCACGCCGTGGAAGCGCCTGTCATCATGGTGCTACCGCTGATTGCTTTGGCGCTGCTAACGATTCTAAGTCTGTTCGACAAAGTGGGAGGATGGTTGGAGGCTATGCTTCCACAGCACGCGCAAGATCACCCGACCGTATTCATCGCTTCTATTTGTGCCTTGCTTATCGGCATGGGAGTTGCTTTTTGGCTCTACCGAGGCAAAGACAAAGATCCGCTGAACATAAAATTGTTCGCCAATAAGTTTTACGTGGACGAGGTTTATGCGGTCATCGTTAAAGTGTTTCAGGATGCGGTGGCGTGGATTGTAGCAGGGCTTGAGCGTCTGATCGTGGACGGTGTCATGGCTCGCCTTCCTGCTTATCTTGCTGCGCGTGTCGGTTCTGCCGCGCGGATTCTTCAGGGCGGTCACTTGCAGGGTTATACATTCCTGCTGGGTCTCGGCGTCCTGCTTGTTGTTTATGTTGTCGTGTTTGTCCTGCCCTCTGTGGGCCATTGA
- a CDS encoding complex I subunit 4 family protein, protein MSVLEIVILLPIIAALAIWLGAPARATSVGAAILNLLIVLGLLFQFKSASAGGSGMAFESARVVLDNPAITFGVGADGVSLILALLTALVTFAAVWQIAADKPAIYHIASLLIAGGGLGAFLSTDVFFIYAFHELALIPTFLMIGLYGHGEDSHRKAVAWKTTIYLGAGSLVLLAGLAWLVLEYSGGQKLTFDLNALRAQAALTPLPVEKQGLIFFVLLLGFGTLVSLFPLHSWAAPAYATAPTPVAMLHAGVLKKFGLYGLIRIALPLLPQGAQVEWVQQALLFMLLGNILIMGFVTIAQRSLDQVLGNSSVMHMGYIFLGIAAGTEIALQGAVLLMFAHGISIALLFALAGRMRNQLGTLELSKLGGLASHAPIFTLLFAFGAFASLGLPGLANFAGEVMVFLGAFGSNGSTEFGPMQWAVVVALWGVVMSAVYMLRAFRDIFQGTANAGLFMNDPVLSQRIPLILLAAALLIVGCCPWLLLDLLKSLSAAKVAAM, encoded by the coding sequence ATGAGCGTTCTCGAAATCGTCATCCTGCTGCCAATTATCGCCGCTCTAGCCATTTGGCTTGGGGCACCAGCTCGTGCCACCTCGGTGGGTGCGGCTATTCTCAACCTGCTTATCGTCCTGGGACTTCTGTTTCAGTTCAAATCAGCCTCGGCTGGAGGTTCCGGCATGGCTTTTGAAAGTGCCCGAGTGGTGTTGGACAATCCAGCGATTACCTTCGGAGTCGGTGCTGACGGCGTCTCTCTCATTCTGGCTTTACTGACTGCACTCGTCACCTTCGCGGCAGTCTGGCAGATCGCTGCGGATAAACCGGCCATTTATCACATTGCATCTTTGTTGATTGCAGGTGGCGGTTTGGGAGCCTTCCTTTCGACGGATGTGTTCTTTATCTACGCTTTCCACGAGTTGGCCTTGATTCCCACCTTCCTCATGATCGGTCTTTATGGTCACGGTGAGGATTCTCATCGCAAAGCGGTTGCCTGGAAAACCACGATCTACTTGGGGGCTGGTAGCCTTGTCTTATTGGCAGGTCTCGCCTGGTTGGTGTTGGAATACAGCGGGGGTCAGAAACTGACTTTTGATCTCAATGCGCTTCGTGCACAGGCTGCATTGACCCCGTTGCCCGTGGAAAAACAGGGCCTTATTTTCTTTGTCTTGCTGCTAGGCTTCGGCACCTTGGTCAGCTTGTTCCCATTGCATAGCTGGGCGGCTCCTGCGTATGCGACGGCTCCTACACCTGTAGCGATGCTGCACGCTGGAGTACTCAAGAAGTTTGGATTGTATGGCTTGATTCGTATTGCTCTGCCTCTGTTGCCTCAAGGGGCACAAGTCGAATGGGTCCAGCAAGCACTGTTGTTCATGCTTTTGGGCAATATTTTGATCATGGGCTTCGTCACGATCGCTCAGCGCTCCTTGGATCAAGTCCTGGGAAATTCTTCGGTGATGCACATGGGCTATATTTTCCTCGGCATTGCCGCAGGTACCGAGATTGCTTTACAGGGCGCTGTTTTGCTCATGTTCGCCCACGGAATCTCGATTGCTCTCTTGTTCGCACTAGCGGGGCGCATGAGGAACCAGTTGGGAACCTTGGAATTGTCGAAATTGGGCGGCCTTGCTTCCCATGCTCCGATTTTCACCCTGTTGTTTGCTTTCGGCGCTTTCGCTTCTTTAGGTCTCCCTGGCTTGGCCAACTTTGCTGGTGAAGTAATGGTCTTTCTTGGTGCTTTTGGTAGCAATGGCAGCACAGAATTTGGGCCTATGCAGTGGGCCGTCGTCGTGGCTCTATGGGGAGTGGTGATGTCCGCCGTCTATATGCTGAGAGCTTTTCGTGATATTTTCCAGGGTACAGCGAATGCTGGACTGTTCATGAATGACCCTGTGCTAAGCCAGCGCATTCCTTTGATTCTCCTCGCCGCTGCGCTTCTGATTGTCGGTTGCTGCCCTTGGCTTCTGCTGGACCTGCTGAAGTCTTTATCTGCCGCTAAAGTGGCTGCGATGTAG
- a CDS encoding NADH-quinone oxidoreductase subunit N — MSVFSVEIFLVVFGLALLCLEAFVPTLNRRTLAGISIGGVALAFILFVFASKSATDLPAFVQPYHQLDTLAVFYKGFALVITLLVLWLTVESSAYLTKFTPGGNYSELFSLPIFVCVGMMWMASAKDLITVFVSLELVTVSFYVLVAFARKSNLALEAGVKYLILGALSTGVLVYGIAWIYGVTGALSFEGIGAALALPATSKSAALLAAAFLLSGLAFKVAAAPFQMWVPDVYQGAPIPVTAFLSVGSKAAGFVVLTRTVEAFVVKGSIIASEVQGLLIVGGALTILLGSLPAIFQTSVKRLLAYSSISHAGYLLLALGAGSARFDLNPGGVVAFYLATYLPMTVLGFLVLAVLRAHGGGEDLQDFRGLSKRSPLLALAMTLALASLAGLPLTAGFMGKLFVFTGLVDQAAWGALVCAVIGAATGFYYYFRAILVMYTSDSQKADLLKLSVGTKIGAAALAVVIVVIGVYPKPLQHLLMPATVSVVAH, encoded by the coding sequence ATGTCCGTTTTCTCCGTCGAAATCTTCTTGGTTGTTTTTGGTCTCGCACTTTTGTGCCTTGAGGCCTTCGTTCCTACTTTGAATCGCCGCACGCTCGCGGGGATCAGCATCGGTGGCGTAGCGTTGGCTTTCATATTGTTCGTTTTCGCTTCGAAATCGGCCACAGATCTCCCTGCATTTGTTCAGCCTTACCACCAATTGGATACCTTGGCCGTGTTTTATAAGGGCTTTGCCTTAGTCATCACACTTTTGGTGCTTTGGCTGACGGTTGAAAGCTCTGCTTATCTCACAAAGTTTACCCCCGGTGGTAACTACAGCGAGTTGTTCAGTTTACCTATTTTTGTCTGTGTGGGCATGATGTGGATGGCATCTGCTAAAGATTTGATCACCGTTTTCGTTTCTCTGGAACTGGTGACCGTTTCGTTTTACGTCCTGGTCGCCTTTGCTCGCAAGAGCAACTTGGCTCTTGAAGCCGGCGTAAAGTATCTGATTTTGGGCGCTCTAAGCACTGGTGTCTTGGTTTACGGTATCGCTTGGATTTATGGCGTTACGGGTGCTCTTAGTTTTGAAGGTATTGGCGCAGCATTGGCTCTCCCAGCGACTTCCAAATCTGCGGCCCTGTTAGCTGCTGCATTTTTGCTTTCGGGTCTGGCTTTTAAAGTGGCTGCTGCACCTTTCCAAATGTGGGTGCCTGATGTTTACCAAGGGGCGCCGATTCCTGTAACGGCGTTTCTTTCTGTCGGCTCTAAAGCCGCTGGTTTTGTCGTTCTCACACGCACCGTGGAAGCCTTTGTTGTTAAGGGTTCAATCATTGCTTCCGAAGTGCAGGGACTGCTGATTGTGGGGGGGGCGTTGACGATTTTACTCGGTAGCTTGCCTGCTATTTTTCAGACCAGCGTAAAACGTTTGTTGGCTTACTCCAGCATCAGTCATGCGGGTTATTTGCTGCTCGCTCTGGGAGCAGGCTCTGCTCGTTTTGACCTAAATCCAGGGGGTGTCGTTGCTTTTTATCTGGCGACTTATTTGCCTATGACCGTTTTAGGTTTCCTCGTGTTGGCTGTTCTGCGTGCACATGGTGGTGGTGAAGATTTGCAGGATTTCCGAGGTTTGTCCAAACGCAGCCCGTTGCTGGCTCTGGCCATGACTCTGGCTCTCGCCTCGTTGGCGGGTTTGCCATTGACAGCTGGTTTCATGGGGAAACTCTTTGTGTTTACCGGGCTTGTGGATCAAGCCGCTTGGGGGGCTCTCGTCTGTGCTGTGATCGGCGCGGCTACAGGGTTCTACTACTACTTCCGGGCTATCTTGGTAATGTATACAAGCGATTCTCAGAAAGCTGATCTCTTAAAGCTTTCCGTTGGTACAAAAATTGGTGCTGCTGCCCTCGCGGTGGTGATTGTGGTGATCGGGGTTTACCCGAAGCCTCTCCAGCATCTCCTGATGCCGGCAACGGTTTCGGTGGTTGCTCACTGA
- a CDS encoding alpha/beta hydrolase, with product MKFSVACLFLALSFSLHAAPQDDQYVLGPDSQVQSGVPQGKVTQMPAWTESKIFPGTSRDWWVYVPAQYSKEKPASVMVFCDGAGFVKPDGQFRAPVVFDNLIAKGEMPVTIGIFIQPGSFPNKDPKVKARSNRSFEYDSLGDLYARFLLEEILPAVAKDYNLSSNPDDRAICGNSSGGICAFTVAWEKPDSFRKVVSHIGSFTNIRGGHVYPALIRKTDKKPLKVFLQDGKNDLDNQFGNWPLANQDMAAALKFAGYDYQFVLGEGTHNGKHGAAMLPDTLRWLWKK from the coding sequence ATGAAGTTCTCCGTCGCTTGTCTGTTTCTTGCTCTCAGTTTTAGTCTCCACGCTGCCCCCCAGGATGACCAATATGTCTTGGGGCCAGACTCCCAAGTACAATCGGGAGTGCCGCAAGGGAAGGTGACCCAAATGCCGGCTTGGACTGAGTCTAAGATCTTTCCGGGGACCTCCCGAGATTGGTGGGTGTATGTGCCTGCCCAGTATTCCAAAGAGAAGCCAGCCTCGGTCATGGTCTTTTGTGATGGAGCGGGTTTCGTAAAACCTGACGGCCAGTTTCGCGCTCCAGTGGTCTTTGATAACCTGATTGCCAAAGGTGAGATGCCAGTCACGATCGGCATTTTCATTCAGCCCGGCTCCTTCCCGAATAAGGATCCGAAGGTGAAGGCCCGCAGCAATCGCAGCTTTGAATATGATTCTTTGGGTGATCTTTACGCCCGTTTTCTACTGGAAGAAATTTTGCCTGCTGTGGCGAAAGACTATAATCTGAGCAGCAACCCTGACGACCGAGCTATCTGTGGAAATAGCAGTGGTGGGATCTGTGCCTTCACGGTGGCGTGGGAAAAACCAGATTCATTTCGCAAGGTGGTGAGTCACATTGGGTCTTTTACCAATATTCGTGGTGGCCATGTTTACCCTGCTTTGATTCGGAAGACGGATAAGAAGCCTCTCAAAGTCTTTTTACAGGATGGAAAAAACGATCTGGATAACCAATTCGGTAATTGGCCTTTGGCGAATCAAGACATGGCTGCGGCATTAAAATTTGCCGGCTATGATTACCAATTTGTGCTGGGTGAAGGAACTCATAACGGCAAACATGGGGCTGCCATGTTGCCTGACACCCTGCGCTGGCTTTGGAAAAAATAG